The Trachemys scripta elegans isolate TJP31775 chromosome 20, CAS_Tse_1.0, whole genome shotgun sequence genomic sequence CTGTTGCCATCAGCACCTGATACAGAACACTGCACCAGTGTCACCTGACACCCATAGCTAGCACCCCTGGGCCTGCACGTAACCCACTTCCCTATGCCTTTAAATAGTCAACCCTTGCAACctggctccaccccttcctccccctttgaCTGTTCAAACAGCTACACCCCTCCCCTGGAGAAACCACCCTTGAAATCACTAGGCATACTCCACCCTTTGCCAACACCCCTCTACCTCTCTCCTGTGATAACAAGCTTGCACAGCTCTAAGGCATGGACCTGGGCCCCATCTCCTATAGGAAGGCATCGGAGGGTTATCACTTCCAGGTTTTCTATGCTGCCCGTCAGCCTTTCCCTTGAAGAGGATTTGCCTCCATTGATAGGTGGCATCACAGCCCCAAGGGAATCCTGTAATCGGTATCTGCCCTGCAACCTTTATTGCTCGGCTGCATAAGAGAGTCTCTGTTTATAACCCCTGAATAATATCTCCTGAACTGCAATATCCAAAACAGAAGTGATTGATACCCCCCGACACTTGTTTCTCTAGAAGAGATGTGGTCGCCTGCCAATTGCCTTCCTGTATTTTGAATGTAAATGATTCTCCAACTCAACGGCCATACAGACGGCCCAAGTGAGCAGAAGAACAGCCCTACCTACGCCAGCCAGAGCTGGGACCAGGCATCTTTTCAGCTGTTTTGCTTGTGCCACCCTTTTTTACAATGCTCGTGCAAGAGGCTGAGAACGCCAGCCAATGCCACGGGCAGATGTATTACAGGCTTTTCCACCACAGGCTGTCCTATGGATGAGCCTGAGACCGACGCGTAGGGCCCTTTTTATCGCACGCCTTGACCCTTCCTGAGCACAGACGATCATGCTACATTAAACCCCTGTGTTGTGTCTGCTAATGTCTTTGTGAACCATTGAAGGGGACTAGGGGACGCTTGTCCAAATGGTGTCTTCTGTCCATTGAGATCCTTGGACTAACGGAGCTTGGATGAAACCAGAACACATCATCCCTTGTGACCTAACGCAGGTCTTGGAAAGAGAATGCTAGTGCACTAACTCATTGCACCATCCAACTGCCCTTTGCTACTATATTAGTGAAGCACGGACTAGGTGATTGAACTGTACAGAACAGAGTAAGACACGGTCTCTGCCCCACACTGTCAAAGGAGCCTGAACCAAGGTGTGAACCCACACTGCTGAGCTCAGAGCCGAGATACTTTGCAACTGTGGTTTGGTTCTGCAAATACTGATATCATGGGTTCACGCCTCTCTTACGTGCAGGCTGATGCTTACGTCGGGGAATTTATTAATGCTCCCGGCAAGGCGTAGAGGGCAGGAGAAAAAGATCCCAGTCACAGTGCTGACCTGGAACAAAACTGAAGGGATACGGCTACAGTGTCAAGTAACCCCAGGCAACAAGTAGGGTGACCTTGTCCGTAAAGAAAGAGCAGTGGTTcagcactctgtgtgtgtgggggcggggggcaggggtagGAAACATTACAAAGAACAAGGCTTAGAGTGCTTGGATTTGGGGGTTCACTTGTGCCGTGGGTCTGGAAGGATTCTGCTTCTGGTTCTGGTTCTAAGCTGCAGGGCATGTTTATAAGGAGCTTGCTGGTGTCGCTGGGAGCACTCTCAGACAATTAACATCGTTCTGTCTTTACAATGGGCTAAGCCCAGGGGCTGATTCTTGCAGGATACTCAGTGATACTTGCCAGGAGGAAGGATCTGCTCGTGATTAAGGCATGGGCCTGGCAACCAAGAGGACCTGGAGTTTATTCCAGCACCGAGTCCCAGAttctcacaggtatttaggctcctgactTCCACTGAATGGAAGTTAAGAGCCTAAATATCTTAGAAGGGTAGAGTGTTGTTATTACAGTATAGAAcaagcaggaggggagggaggttctGGCAACATCCCAGTGCCCAAAGCAAAGGAGCATGCCCTCTGAATGTCAACAAGTCATTCCACCCCATTCCTGTAAGAGTACGGGTGCGAACCGGCTGGTGCTTCCATTCAATCAAAAGAGCCCGCCCTGAGGTTCAGATGAAATCCATGAAGATCCCTGGGTCTTAAGACCTGACCTGGACACCTAAGAGTACGGAGGAGCAATAACGACCTCACAGTTAAGGTGTCAGCAAGTTTTCTCTTTAATTCTTAAGCGCCTCGCTTTGGAGCAGCGCTTTCTTTGTATTcgtctcttcctctcccctccccccacggctGGCTGTGTTTTTTCTCCCAACGGGGACCCGAGCCGGTGCTGGTGGAGGGCAGTTACAGGAACACAGTGGTGCAGCTGACATTTACTAATCAGCTCTAACCTGagatccacacacacactgtctcgcTGGCTGTCTTGTCTCCATGGAGACACTGCAACCTTTGCTCACTAGTTAATGGTATCTGGGAACAGACGCCACCCTTCCTCCCAACGCCCTCTCCCGCACACCCAGAGGAAATGGGAACTTGCCCACTGCAGGACAATTTGCTTCCGAAGCAGGGGAGGAAGGTGTCTCTGTTTGCATGGCTAATAAAGAGGCAAGCAGAACTTGGCCCTGCTTGTGTgatatgggggggtggggggagggtagtgCTGCAAGTTATGATGGCGCATCACCACGGTTTTATGGATGGAGAGATCGTCTTATTGCCCAAAGACCCACCAAGAAAACATGTTcaaggttgtttgtttgtttttatgacagCAGTGGTAAGGGTCTCTGTCCATAGCGTACAATGGTGTCCTTGGCAGGGTTCTACATTGCTAGGCAGGGCAAAATTCGTGCCGTTCATGGCTCTCTGGTAGATGTCGTTCCCTCCTCCTTACTGCAGCGGACACACACAATCATCCAGCCCTGAGGGTCACCCAggtttgattattattatttaacggCAGATTTCGGGGTCGGTGCCGACAAAATCAGCCGAGCAGCCCGAGAGGTTATGGTGACCCAGACGCCTGGGTTTCCTGAAGTTATAGTTACACATACTCAAAAAAAATCCTCATGTATTTAATACCGACATGACTGCGGGGCCTGCTAGGGCAGCAGGAAAGTCAGAGCACAAAGCTTCCTGGGACAAATGCAGTGAATTCCAACCACAGGGGGGGCCAGGAACATGCTCCCTTCCCAGAAGTGCCCTGCTCTCATCTATTCTGTTCTGAAATTAACATGGGAAAGATGCCCATTACCTGCTACCAGATAATGACTATGATTAGGCGTATCTCTACTGCCAGCCGAGATCTAAAGGGTTTTGTGTACTCCAGCAGAGTTTGCAGTTGCAAAAAACCCAAGAGCAATAAGGTGTAAATAAAAGACTAAAGAAAATAGTGTTGTCCACCACGAAAGGATGCGGGCAGAACCAGCTCTAATGACATTTTATAGCACCATTCGGTGCTAGTGATCGGCGCCTCGGGAGGGATGAAGCAAAATAATTGGACGCAAACGGACTCAAACCTTCGCCCAGAATTCAAACCTGAACTTTACTTTGGTGATTCCAAAAATGTGAATagcttcttccccccaccccccttgtttttaaaagtcatttacAAATTTGCACTTCCTGGTTCTGGACGGAAATAGATGAGCTGAAATACAATGAGACGGGCAAGGCGTCAGGACAGCCTAACCCAAGTGGTAGGAGCTGGTGTCTCAAGAGAAAGCCAGCTCTCGTGGGATCTCCAGCCCACTTTTTAGACGGCATGTGGGTGCAGCAGTGTCATCAGTGGAACAGTCTGTGTCGTTGGCTGGAAGTCTGAAAGGTGCCAACAGGAATTAGGTGCCAAGGTCTAACTGAATCCGAGTGTGAATTGGGCACCGACCTCCTTTAGcctcctctgaaaatcccagctgatCTTAACAGCAACAGGCCAACAGGCTGCCGGGCTCCGCAACAGTTGCCGATTCCCTGCCTCTCGCTTCCATTTGGCAAATGCACTTGTTGATGCATCCAGGTTAGAATGGCTCCCCCAACAACGGAGCACTGGCAATTcatctcccttccttcccaggTCTGCTGTGGTCATTTCGGTGGCTTTTGGAAGCAGGGGGCCAACACAAACAGCAGTTAGAAGCACTGCTGTACCTTCTCCCACAAGGCATCAGCTCGGCTTCTTATTGTCTGTGCTGCCAGGTCTCGGTGCCCCGGCATGCTCCTTGCTTCATCAGGAAGGACGTGAGCTGGACACTCAAGCTCTTGCACGTGCTCAAGGCCAGAGCAGTGGTTAGATGGTCTTGTGGGAGGAGGTATTTGGAACCTCGGCACCTTTGAGTCTCTTAAGCTGGTTTTTAGTCCCCATTAAAGCGTCCATCTGAATGGCTTTTGCTGTCAGAGTCACAGGTCTTGGACCTCTGTTAGCACTTCCTGGATTCATCTTCAGAACCCCTTTGGCTGCATCATCCGTCCCTGGAATGCAGCAGAAATACAAATTCCGCCCGGGGTGCGTTGTGGCCAGCCGGGACCTAACAAGCACACCCATTCCGAGCTCGGCCAGGAGCCAGGTTTGAAAATACCCAGCTCCATCCTCACAAATGCCCACGGTGTGCCCCCTTTCAGTACATCCAATACGTGTTGACCCAGCTCAGGGTGTAGGAGCTGCTGGCATTGAAGAGTTCTTTGTGCAGGAAGAGCTGCGGCTTCTGCAGGTCCTTGAAGCTATGGAACAGCCGAAACCCTCTGGCCTCTAGTGCCTTCAGCAGGCTGTACCAGTACCGCACCACGGCTGCCtcgctcccactgacctcaaagCCGGGCCAGTGGAGGTGGATGGCGAGAATCAGCTGGTGCACTGCGGCCACGGTGCCATCCACAAGGATACTCTCCAAAATTTTCCACTCGGCGCTGGCCAAGTCCGCCTCCAACACGTCGATCTATCCCAGGGAGAAAGAACAAGCAAACTCAGCTCCTCTAGTCAGCACTGCCCAGGGACTGGTGCTGTCACGGGAGGGGACTAGGCTGGGGCAGGCCAAGAGAAGTCTGAAAATGAGACATCTGGACACACCTGGGAGGGAGTGGTGAAAAAATGGGCCCTACTGCTCTTAGCCAAGCTCCGCCAACATCCTTGTTTAAGGCTGTTTCTGAGAGCTGAGGAACTATCCATTGACGTTCGCGGCCTGATTCAAAGtcggttgaagtcaatggaaaagctcccattggctttgtCTCAGCCCCAGCGTGCAGTTGTTCTGTTAGCAATAGCGGAGCTGCCCTCCAGCTGGGGACTGGCCGAGGGATGGATTAGACCAGAGGGGCTCAGTCTGCCTCACATGGCCCTCAAAAGCAAGTTCTGCTTGTGGGCACCTCTCATCACAGCCTCCCAACTGGACCCTTCGCTTTCCCGATGACAGCCAGAAAGCCCAGGAACGCCCATGGGTTGCAAGAGGATGAGATGGAAGTAAACTCAGCTAAATGTGGCAGGGGTGCGCTTTTTGGTTACATCCCCCCTATTTCGTCTCTGTGCTGTGGATTTCCGCTCTCTGGGATCAGGCCGGGGCATTTATTGggaacaaaggcccagatccacaaaggtatttaggctcctcacTTTCACTGAAATCCACGGAAGCAGCCCTATTGCtctaggatggaattttcaaaggagctgggTTCCCAAACCCCATTAaaatccaatgggagttgggcgcCGGAttcttaggcacctttgaaaattctagCTCTAACCTCTCCAGGTCACCTTGCACAACAGTTCTGTCCTCTCGCATATTCGCTGCCCTTCCAGTTTTGGTGTCTTCCTCAGATTGGCTTGTGGTTGAATTTACACCAAGGAAGACGTGAACTAGCCGCCTGAGATGCAGAGAGGGAACTGGATTTTAGGCTTCTCTGTGTATGACATCTAACGGGTGGCTGgtgatggggcaggaggggacgATGTTATCAGGTGCCATTACCTTCTTGTGGCCGAAGTCCTGCATGATCTGATGTAGCCTCTTGGAAGGGCTCCTCCGTCTCTGCGAGGAGGTGACCGGGCGTCGCTCGTGCCAGTCCAGCCACAGCGCATGGTGCTGCACCTGTCCTTTCTGCCAGAGGCCTGTCTGCTTGTAGGGGGTCAGGCCAAAGCTGTGCACCTGGCACTGCATTTCGCTCATCCGCTGGCTGAACTCAAAGCCCCTTTTGACCATGCTACAAACGAAGAAAGGGAGAGAGGCACTTTCAGGCTCTGCAAAGCTAGGCTGACCTGCAGAACATGCAGGTGCAAGGCAAAGCATGATGGGTAACATTATGCAAACTGAGGCAAAGGCACCCTGGCTGACTttgttccagccctgctgctgaggTTCCAAGCAGGTGGGTTTTCTTTACCCTTCAGGTGGCTTTTCAAATGCAGCCAGTCACTGCGAAGCCCACTGATAATAGGGCAGCTAAAGGGACTGCACAGGGGACATCTCTGAAGAAGCAAAGGGATTCGCTGGAGACATCAGATCTTATAGACTTTCTGCACCTTCAGCCCTGCTCTGCAGTGATGCACCTCTAACCTGCCTTGGAGTTTTGGCTGCTCTGAGTCCCAAGTTTACAGCCCAAGCATCGGGGCAGATTGGAGAGCAACCGAAAGGAAAAACCGGTTCTATCAGAGCACCCGGGCCCAGttaagggagggaagggaagcccAGAGCACCGACTATCATGCCAGTGTGGCACATCGGCACTGTTCTGTGTGCTGCTGGTGCAGAACCTCTGTTCTGGAGCCCGCAGGCTCAGACACCAGCTCAAAAGGGATCCTAGCAGGCCTGGAATCGCCAAGTCAGCAGCTGTCACGTGGATTAAGAGCAGCTTCTTCCCCATCTGCACCTGCAACCAGTCCGAGCTGAGCAAGTACAAGAATGGAGCCCGGTTAGAGGCCCAGAGTTTCACCCAGGCCTTTGGGGCACGGTTTTGGCTCCAGTCACTGTGGCTAGTCATGACTCAGGCTGCCAGAATGTACCCAAGAGCGGATGGTGTTCACCGCAGCAGCTGACTCACATGTGTGTAACAGACTTGCAGACAGGGAAGTGGATGGCTCCCAGGACTGGTGATGGGACGTGGCGATATTAACCTCTTGGTGGCCAGTCCCATGTCACTAGCAACTGAAAAGTCACTGTCTGCAGGCCGGgcggtggcctgtgtgaaatgggaTGCTGATCCTTTTTGGTGTGTATCATGGGAGTTGCACATTCCTCTGATGTCTCTGGTTCTGGCCACTACTGGAGATGGGATGCTGGATTAGGTGACCATCAGTCCGATCTGGCCTGGCAAACCCTAATGGGCAagtttccagcacacacacagtcccCACCACCATCAGCCCTTCTGCTGGCTGTCTGCAGGCTGGAGCTGAACAGGCCAACGAGACCAAATGACTCTCCCATCCCTAGAGAAGAGTCCATCCAGAGCTGGGGTGAGCACATTGGTGGGTAGCATGTACGGGAGAGCTGTCCCTGTTCTGTGGTGCCAGGACCTGTGCTGGCTGGGGCTCATAAAACTATTGCTTTTAACCAGCACTTCAGTCTAGAAAATACACCCTAAGACGGAAGGTTTGCTCAGGAGGCCTCCGTCCCGAAGGACCCAGGATtatacctagggttaccatacgtcctctttctcccggacatgtccggcttttcagcagtcaaacccccatccggggggaattgccaaaaagccgaacatgtccgggaaaatggcggctctgctcctcccctgactcttcggctctgtttaagagccgagctgcccgagcgctatgggcttcaggcagcccccttgcctccggaccctgcgcccccNNNNNNNNNNNNNNNNNNNNNNNNNNNNNNNNNNNNNNNNNNNNNNNNNNNNNNNNNNNNNNNNNNNNNNNNNNNNNNNNNNNNNNNNNNNNNNNNNNNNNNNNNNNNNNNNNNNNNNNNNNNNNNNNNNNNNNNNNNNNNNNNNNNNNNNNNNNNNNNNNNNNNNNNNNNNNNNNNNNNNNNNNNNNNNNNNNNNNNNNNNNNNNNNNNNNNNNNNNNNNNNNNNNNNNNNNNNNNNNNNNNNNNNNNNNNNNNNNNNNNNNNNNNNNNNNNNNNNNNNNNNNNNNNNNNNNNNNNNNNNNNNNNNNNNNNNNNNNNNNNNNNNNNNNNNNNNNNNNNNNNNNNNNNNNNNNNNNNNNNNNNNNNNNNNNNNNNNNNNNNNNNNNNNNNNNNNNNNNNNNNNNNNNNNNNNNNNNNNNNNNNNNNNNNNNNNNNNNNNNNNNNNNNNNNNNNNNNNNNNNNNNNNNNNNNNNNNNNNNNNNNNNNNNNNNNNNNNNNNNNNNNNNNNNNNNNNNNNNNNNNNNNNNNNNNNNNNNNNNNNNNNNNNNNNNNNNNNNNNNNNNNNNNNNNNNNNNNNNNNNNNNNNNNNNNNNNNNNNNNNNNNNNNNNNNNNNNNNNNNNNNNNNNNNNNNNNNNNNNNNNNNNNNNNNNNNNNNNNNNNNNNNNNNNNNNNNNNNNNNNNNNNNNNNNNNNNNNNNNNNNNNNNNNNNNNNNNNNNNNNNNNNNNNNNNNNNNNNNNNNNNNNNNNNNNNNNNNNNNNNNNNNNNNNNNNNNNNNNNNNNNNNNNNNNNNNNNNNNNNNNNNNNNNNNNNNNNNNNNNNNNNNNNNNNNNNNNNNNNNNNNNNNNNNNNNNNNNNNNNNNNNNNNNNNNNNNNNNNNNNNNNNNNNNNNNNNNNNNNNNNNNNNNNNNNNNNNNNNNNNNNNNNNNNNNNNNNNNNNNNNNNNNNNNNNNNNNNNNNNNNNNNNNNNNNNNNNNNNNNNNNNNNNNNN encodes the following:
- the LOC117868239 gene encoding methyltransferase-like protein 24 (The sequence of the model RefSeq protein was modified relative to this genomic sequence to represent the inferred CDS: added 56 bases not found in genome assembly), which produces MPTASLKLQQERCLVYTFSMVKRGFEFSQRMSEMQCQVHSFGLTPYKQTGLWQKGQVQHHALWLDWHERRPVTSSQRRRSPSKRLHQIMQDFGHKKIDVLEADLASAEWKILESILVDGTVAAVHQLILAIHLHWPGFEVSGSEAAVVRYWYSLLKALEARGFRLFHSFKDLQKPQLFLHKELFNASSSYTLSWVNTYWMY